In a genomic window of Nocardiopsis mwathae:
- a CDS encoding ATP-binding protein, translating to MTEETAAPLSGATDVRDAVTVRMPADSAYLSVLRTATAGLAARLDFTLDEIEDLRIGVDEACAMLLSQALPGTDLTTEFELTGDGMRISVSVLTADGRLPERDTFAWTVLSALAGEVDATADADDRVSIVLHKRRGQVESA from the coding sequence GTGACCGAAGAAACCGCCGCGCCGTTGTCGGGCGCCACGGACGTACGGGACGCTGTCACCGTCAGGATGCCGGCCGACAGCGCGTACCTCTCTGTTCTGCGCACGGCGACCGCCGGTCTGGCGGCCAGGCTCGACTTCACCCTCGACGAGATCGAGGACCTGCGAATCGGGGTCGACGAGGCCTGCGCGATGCTGCTGTCCCAAGCCCTGCCCGGAACCGACCTGACCACAGAGTTCGAACTCACCGGCGACGGGATGCGCATCTCGGTGTCGGTTCTGACCGCCGACGGTCGGCTGCCCGAGCGCGACACCTTCGCCTGGACGGTGTTGTCCGCGCTAGCGGGCGAGGTCGACGCCACCGCCGATGCCGATGACCGGGTTTCGATCGTTCTTCACAAACGACGCGGCCAGGTGGAGTCGGCGTGA
- a CDS encoding SigB/SigF/SigG family RNA polymerase sigma factor, whose protein sequence is MPDRARARELFERLSELPEDAPERQRIRDELVELHLPLVEYLARRFRNRGEWLDDLTQVATIGLIKSIDRFDLERGVEFSTYATPTIVGEIKRHFRDKGWAVRVPRRLQELKLSLTKAVSDLSQREGRAPTVHELAEHLQMTEEEVLEGLESANAYSTVSLDAPDSGDEDAPAVADSLGIVDDSLEGVEYRESLKPLLEQLPPREKRILLLRFFGNMTQSQIAQELGISQMHVSRLLARTLAQLRQALTTDD, encoded by the coding sequence GTGCCGGACCGTGCCCGCGCACGAGAGTTGTTCGAGCGCCTGAGCGAGCTACCCGAGGATGCCCCCGAGCGGCAGAGGATCCGCGACGAGCTCGTGGAGCTGCACCTGCCCCTCGTGGAGTACCTCGCGCGACGCTTCCGCAACCGCGGCGAGTGGCTCGACGACCTCACCCAGGTGGCGACGATCGGCCTGATCAAGTCGATCGACCGCTTCGACCTGGAACGCGGCGTGGAGTTCTCCACGTATGCCACGCCCACCATCGTCGGTGAGATCAAGCGGCACTTCCGCGACAAGGGGTGGGCCGTCCGCGTCCCACGCCGACTGCAGGAGCTGAAGCTGTCGCTGACCAAAGCGGTCAGCGACCTTTCCCAGCGCGAGGGTCGTGCGCCCACGGTGCACGAGCTCGCCGAGCACCTGCAGATGACCGAGGAAGAGGTGCTGGAGGGCCTGGAGTCCGCCAACGCCTACTCCACCGTGTCCTTGGACGCGCCGGACAGCGGCGACGAGGACGCCCCGGCCGTGGCCGACTCGCTGGGCATCGTGGACGACTCGCTCGAAGGCGTGGAGTACCGCGAGTCGCTGAAGCCGCTGCTGGAGCAGCTTCCGCCCCGCGAGAAGCGCATCCTGCTGCTGCGCTTCTTCGGCAACATGACCCAATCCCAGATCGCCCAGGAGCTGGGCATCTCCCAGATGCACGTCTCCCGGCTGCTGGCGCGCACTCTCGCCCAGCTCCGGCAGGCGCTGACCACCGACGACTGA